The proteins below come from a single Desulforegula conservatrix Mb1Pa genomic window:
- a CDS encoding uracil-DNA glycosylase: MNPVIEIFDDVDNLLKSLEKSGITLLEKPVFTSSNRNNDTGSAKSNSAAVHCHGCSLYKMGLPQIKGQGTSIPRVVFVSSWPDAGCLESGSPVSGESGELLERIIKAMNLEPENVYITNIVKCLPPGGLIPVDSDVSCCMNYLKNEISALKPIAIILLGRFATLGFIGNYLAFESIEGKFQEKHGLRLMPTYHPDDLIKDASKKRNVWEAMKKVMALISSGGES, from the coding sequence GTAATCGAAATTTTTGATGATGTTGATAATCTGCTGAAAAGTCTTGAAAAATCAGGCATAACGCTTCTTGAGAAGCCCGTCTTTACATCATCAAACCGTAATAATGATACTGGTTCAGCAAAATCCAATAGTGCGGCTGTTCATTGCCATGGTTGCAGTCTTTATAAAATGGGGTTGCCCCAAATAAAAGGGCAGGGAACAAGCATTCCAAGGGTTGTTTTTGTGTCTTCGTGGCCTGATGCAGGATGCCTGGAATCAGGCTCTCCTGTTTCAGGAGAATCTGGCGAGCTTCTGGAACGTATAATTAAGGCAATGAATCTTGAACCTGAGAATGTATATATTACCAATATTGTAAAATGCCTGCCACCCGGAGGCTTAATTCCTGTTGACTCTGATGTCTCATGCTGCATGAATTATCTTAAAAATGAGATTTCTGCCTTGAAACCAATTGCAATTATTCTTCTTGGCAGATTTGCAACTTTGGGATTTATAGGGAATTATCTGGCCTTTGAATCTATTGAAGGCAAGTTTCAAGAAAAGCATGGTTTAAGGCTTATGCCGACATATCATCCTGATGATCTGATCAAAGATGCATCGAAAAAACGAAACGTATGGGAGGCAATGAAAAAGGTCATGGCACTAATTTCATCAGGTGGTGAATCTTGA
- a CDS encoding 5' nucleotidase, NT5C type: MKKNDLLIDSIIDQVIDPALTAFDFDGVVADTMNLFLDIARHDFGITGLKYEDFTEYMIEECLNIPPDILDEIFDMINNGSYSHTLRQMPGAVDVLCRFGSFSSPLLVVTARPDSGVVKEWFAKNLGSCLDKWEIVATGTFEGKKDVLLEKGIRYFVEDRLETCFQIEKAGIVPILYTQPWNRKEHFFIEAGSWSEIKNLAGL, translated from the coding sequence TTGAAAAAAAATGACCTTCTTATAGACTCTATTATAGATCAGGTTATAGATCCGGCTTTAACAGCTTTTGATTTTGACGGAGTCGTGGCAGACACAATGAATCTTTTTCTTGATATTGCAAGACATGATTTCGGAATAACCGGTCTGAAATACGAAGATTTCACGGAATACATGATTGAAGAGTGCCTGAATATTCCTCCGGACATTCTTGATGAGATATTTGATATGATCAATAATGGCTCATATAGTCATACGCTCAGGCAAATGCCAGGGGCTGTGGATGTATTGTGCCGCTTCGGCAGTTTTTCGTCTCCGCTTCTTGTTGTGACTGCAAGGCCGGATTCTGGTGTTGTCAAGGAGTGGTTTGCTAAAAATCTTGGTTCATGCCTTGATAAATGGGAAATTGTCGCAACAGGAACTTTTGAAGGGAAAAAGGATGTTCTTCTTGAAAAGGGAATCAGGTACTTTGTCGAAGATCGCCTTGAGACATGTTTTCAGATAGAAAAGGCAGGTATTGTTCCAATTTTGTATACACAGCCTTGGAACAGGAAAGAGCATTTTTTTATTGAGGCAGGCTCCTGGTCCGAAATTAAAAATCTTGCTGGTTTGTGA